From the Micromonospora lupini genome, one window contains:
- a CDS encoding effector-associated constant component EACC1 codes for MIRLSVHPDSPSADARRSLASWLRAEDRLRDGVRSTPPDEVSADDTDVLRVGVGDAASAMVLVQAVAGWLTHRREDVTVRLAGPGGWSAELDVHQARDMDQVTSVIEAAVRSVTPEKGRLP; via the coding sequence ATGATCAGGCTCTCGGTCCATCCGGATTCTCCGTCCGCCGATGCTCGGCGGTCGCTGGCGTCCTGGCTGCGTGCCGAGGACCGGCTGCGCGACGGGGTGAGGTCAACGCCGCCCGATGAGGTGTCGGCCGACGACACGGACGTGCTGCGGGTGGGAGTCGGCGACGCGGCGTCCGCCATGGTGCTGGTCCAGGCGGTCGCCGGCTGGCTGACCCATCGTCGCGAGGACGTGACGGTGCGGCTCGCCGGCCCGGGCGGGTGGTCGGCTGAGTTGGACGTCCACCAGGCTCGTGACATGGACCAGGTGACCTCCGTCATCGAGGCCGCGGTGCGTTCGGTGACCCCGGAAAAGGGGCGGCTCCCCTGA
- a CDS encoding M14 family zinc carboxypeptidase, with protein sequence MVPPKRLAGAATIALLVGMTPLLGGTSAAGAARPAPCSDDPTARISTVPSPEAALGFPLGAGQERVVTNDEVRAYLGAVDRASDRVVTGVTATSVLGQPLPYAVVSNERHVRPSALRKIADDVRDLRDPRRTSARTAARTAKDGPAIVWVTANVHGGEKSGTDAALKTLYELAAGLSCEVARRNDNLVTIIVPTQNPDGRDATRRQNEFGFDLNRDWFARTQQETDGKLELLRRYPPQVFIDAHEMGGRQYFFPPNADPIHHEIAGEAVDWINRIGEANKAGFGYNGACDDTVTTECYFNYDTYDLFFMGYGDTVPTAGFGAAGMTYEKGSASAVADRVQQQFHTQWSTLGWAAANKREVLDGYFDIWTDALAEGRAGMLEPNEVVQPTNEVQFPVPAVTIRSYFLLPDRQLADVRRLVERLRRMDVEVYEVRQPTRVPTARVFGGRSATNVTVPKGAYWIPMDQPQKHWIQAIMGEDPYVPFPYFYDVSSWSNPLLMGVSTIYTGDTVRPKAQLVRGVTGGRNGLAWPWGSYTYPLDSAAAAEFTFALLGRGVPLVRDLTTSRVAIPAARLSRTVDDLAKAAGVTLTPGGRPTGTSLALPDVGLFQGTGISTTSGSHGEARYVLGKRWGLDLKPVTTADINDNTEAFTGRTVLLVPDGSSATGGLTATGQAHLRDWIAQGHTYVGLRNEGTRLARAAGLTSTTEKTTPADYLVIGSHLRVDVDTDNPVALGRPAEDFEFNNSDPILNPSTTGTNVLTYPTGDTFWANGYTVGADILKGTAAVVDEPTGAGRSVLFAFNPLFRAYNENGLHLVANALLYPPGVPDARRAPGIDAARASAAAAPVAADLGGGWRPITIEVAATDLARTRAIVERFATDAQTSAKGTSAYVVIPNPRGLQADEHPFTADLVRALRAAGVPLRSVVA encoded by the coding sequence ATGGTCCCCCCGAAGCGGCTGGCGGGCGCCGCCACGATCGCGCTCCTGGTCGGCATGACTCCCCTGCTCGGCGGCACGTCGGCCGCCGGCGCCGCCCGACCCGCGCCGTGCAGCGACGACCCGACCGCACGCATCAGCACCGTGCCGAGCCCGGAGGCCGCGCTCGGCTTCCCCCTCGGCGCGGGGCAGGAGCGGGTGGTCACCAACGACGAGGTCCGCGCCTACCTCGGGGCTGTCGACAGGGCCTCCGACCGGGTCGTCACGGGCGTGACTGCCACGAGCGTGCTCGGCCAGCCCCTGCCGTACGCGGTGGTGTCCAACGAGCGCCACGTGCGACCGTCCGCCCTGCGAAAGATCGCCGACGACGTACGGGACCTGCGCGATCCCCGCCGTACGAGCGCTCGGACGGCCGCCCGTACGGCGAAGGACGGCCCGGCCATCGTGTGGGTCACCGCGAACGTGCACGGCGGTGAGAAGAGCGGCACCGACGCGGCGCTCAAGACGCTGTACGAGTTGGCCGCCGGCCTGTCCTGCGAGGTCGCCCGGCGCAACGACAACCTGGTCACCATCATCGTCCCCACGCAGAACCCGGACGGCCGCGACGCCACCAGGCGGCAGAACGAGTTCGGCTTCGACCTGAACCGGGACTGGTTCGCCCGCACCCAGCAGGAGACCGACGGCAAGCTCGAACTGCTGCGCCGCTACCCGCCGCAGGTGTTCATCGACGCCCACGAGATGGGCGGCAGGCAGTACTTCTTCCCGCCCAACGCCGACCCGATCCACCACGAGATCGCCGGCGAGGCCGTGGACTGGATCAACCGGATCGGCGAGGCAAACAAGGCGGGCTTCGGCTACAACGGCGCCTGCGACGACACGGTCACCACCGAGTGCTACTTCAACTACGACACGTACGACCTGTTCTTCATGGGCTACGGCGACACCGTGCCGACCGCCGGCTTCGGCGCTGCAGGCATGACGTACGAGAAGGGCAGCGCCTCGGCCGTCGCCGACCGGGTGCAGCAGCAGTTCCACACCCAGTGGTCGACGCTCGGCTGGGCCGCCGCGAACAAACGTGAGGTGCTGGACGGCTACTTCGACATCTGGACCGACGCGCTCGCCGAGGGCCGGGCGGGCATGCTGGAGCCGAACGAGGTGGTGCAGCCGACCAACGAGGTCCAGTTCCCGGTGCCGGCCGTCACGATCCGCTCCTACTTCCTGCTGCCCGACAGGCAGCTCGCCGACGTCCGCCGGCTCGTCGAGCGGCTGCGCCGCATGGACGTCGAGGTGTACGAGGTGCGGCAGCCCACCCGGGTGCCCACCGCGCGGGTCTTCGGCGGCCGGAGCGCCACGAACGTGACGGTGCCGAAGGGCGCGTACTGGATTCCGATGGACCAGCCACAGAAACACTGGATCCAGGCGATCATGGGCGAGGACCCGTACGTCCCGTTCCCCTACTTCTACGACGTGTCGTCCTGGAGCAACCCGCTGCTGATGGGTGTGTCCACGATCTACACGGGGGACACCGTCCGGCCGAAGGCCCAGCTCGTCCGGGGCGTCACCGGCGGTCGGAACGGGCTGGCGTGGCCGTGGGGCTCCTACACGTACCCGCTTGACTCGGCCGCCGCCGCGGAGTTCACCTTCGCCCTGCTCGGCCGCGGCGTGCCGCTCGTGCGGGACCTGACCACCAGCCGGGTCGCGATCCCGGCGGCCAGACTGAGCCGTACTGTCGACGACCTGGCGAAGGCGGCCGGGGTCACCCTCACCCCGGGTGGACGACCTACCGGCACGAGCCTCGCCCTGCCCGACGTGGGACTGTTCCAGGGCACCGGCATCTCCACCACGTCCGGCTCGCACGGTGAGGCCCGCTACGTGCTCGGCAAACGGTGGGGCCTCGACCTGAAGCCGGTCACCACCGCCGACATCAACGACAACACCGAGGCGTTCACCGGGCGTACGGTGCTGCTGGTCCCCGACGGCAGCAGCGCGACAGGCGGTCTGACCGCCACCGGGCAGGCCCACCTGCGCGACTGGATCGCCCAGGGCCACACCTACGTCGGGCTGCGCAACGAGGGCACGCGGCTGGCCCGCGCCGCCGGGCTCACCTCCACCACGGAGAAGACCACACCCGCCGACTACCTGGTGATCGGCTCGCACCTGCGGGTCGACGTCGACACCGACAACCCGGTCGCCCTGGGCCGCCCCGCCGAGGACTTCGAGTTCAACAACAGCGACCCGATCCTCAACCCCAGCACCACCGGGACGAACGTGCTCACCTACCCGACCGGCGACACGTTCTGGGCCAACGGCTACACAGTCGGCGCGGACATACTGAAGGGCACGGCTGCCGTCGTCGACGAGCCGACCGGCGCCGGCAGGTCGGTGCTGTTCGCGTTCAACCCGCTCTTCCGGGCGTACAACGAAAATGGTCTGCACCTGGTGGCGAACGCGCTGCTCTACCCGCCCGGCGTGCCCGACGCCCGACGCGCGCCCGGCATCGACGCGGCGCGCGCGAGCGCCGCCGCCGCGCCGGTCGCGGCGGACCTCGGCGGCGGATGGCGGCCGATCACGATCGAGGTGGCGGCGACGGACCTGGCTCGCACGCGGGCCATCGTCGAACGCTTCGCCACCGACGCACAGACGTCCGCGAAGGGCACCTCGGCGTACGTCGTGATCCCCAACCCGCGAGGGCTACAGGCCGACGAGCACCCGTTCACCGCCGATCTGGTACGCGCGCTGCGCGCCGCCGGAGTGCCGCTGCGATCGGTGGTCGCCTGA